GGTGCGCGTCCGGCATCGCCACCACCGTCAGCGGCGTGCCCGCTTCGTCCACGGCGTCCAGCACCGCGTCCGGCATCGCGTTGTGCACCATGAACAGCCAGTCCGTCCGCGCGTCCGCGCCCGCGGTGACCTTCGTGGTGAACACCGGCGCCTGGCCCCACAGCTCCAACGTCCCCGACGCCAGCGTCCGCACCGACGCGAGCCCGCCCTCCACCTCCACCGTCAGCGCGTCCGCCTCCGCCTGCCCCACGCGCGTGTCCCGCACCGCGCGGTCCTCGCTGGGGCGCACGCAGCCCAAGGACAGCAGCGCCGCCGTCAGGCCCAGCGCGCCCAGGACGCGCCGGGACCGCGCGGATCCGCGCCCCGCGCCTCCGAGCGTCCGCCCCGCCTCACGCGCGCCCACCGTGTCCTCACGCGTCCCGCTCACGTGTCACCTCCCACCGCGTACACCAGCGACAGCCGCCCCATCAGCGCGCCACCGGCCTGCGCCTCCGCCGCCACGCCCCAGTGCTCCGTCACCAGCACGCGCCCCTTCAGGCCGAACGACCCCACCATGCCGCCGCCCCGGCCGCGCAGCCCGCCCACCAGCCCGTCCTTGCGGTGGTCGTAGAAGAGCACCGCATCGCCCCGGAGCGCCCCGCCCCGCCCCAGCCACACGCCGTAGCCGAAGGTGTAGAGCAGCTGGCCGTACAGGTTGTCGTCGTCCACGCGCCCCGGGTAGCTGTACGCCTGCGCGGACAGCCCCACGCCGCCCTCCACGAACGAGCCCGCGAAGCGCGGCCCGAAGCGCGCCATCGCGTAGCGGCCCTTGAGCGCCACCTCGCCGCCGCCCAGCGTGAAGCCCTCCGTCGGGTAGCGGTGGTAGGTCGCGAAGCCCTCCACGTCCAACGACGTCCCGTCTCCCAGGCCTGGCGTCCGCTCCGGCGCGCCCCACAGCCGGTACGCCGCGCCCGCGCGGATCAACGTGTTGCCCTCGTCCGGCGCCAGCCGCGCGGACGCCTGGAGCCGCACCTTCGACAGGCGCGCCACCGCGCCCAGCGCGAAGAAGTTCCGGTAGTCCGCCGTCGCGTCGTGCACGTACTGGTAGCCCAGGTCCAGCTCCAGCGGCGGCAGCGTGTCCGGCACCCGCCCCGGGTCGAACGCGGGCGACGTCACCGCGTACAGGTTCGCCAGCATCGACAGCGAGAACACCCCCGCCCCCGTCAGCGTCACCGCGTACAGCGGCCCGATGGTCTTTCGCGACGCGCCCGTCAACGCGATGGGCACCAGCCCCGCGGCGATGAGCCCCAGCCCCGTCGCCTCCGCCGCGAACAGGCCGCGCGCCGTCTCGGGGTCCCCCGCCGTCCAGGCCCCCAGCCCGTGCAGCAGCAGCCCCGGCACCACCGCGACCACCACCGGCACCGCCTTGAACGGGGGCCTCGGCGCGTCCTCCGTCAGGCGCACGCGGGGCTCCGACACCCGGCCTCCCTCCGGCGCCACCACCGGCCCGGACTCCGCCGCGGACGCCGTGGGCACCGGCCGGGGCCCCTCCTCCGTCAGCACCCGGGCCATCACCTCCGGCGGCACCACCGACGCGTCCGCACCCCGGCGCTTCGGCACGTCCCGGGGGATGTCACTGCCGCCCAGTTCGGGACCGCTCGCCAACAGCTCGAAGGCGGACCGCCAGCCGCCGCCGTCCTGCGCCCGCGCGGGCCCCGCGGCCAGCCAGAGCCCCAGCACCACCGCGAAGGTGGCTCGCGCACTCCACACCGGGCGCCCATGCCCCATGACCGTCGTCTCGCTTCCCTGGGAGCGGCCTTCCACCCCTCCCACCCGGCCCGAGGCCCGGAATGGCGCAGGAGATAACCCCGCCCCCGGAATGCGCTGAACGAAGCAGCGTGAAGAAGTGTGAACCGGCGCAACAGTCCGCCTCACGTCCCACCTGGGACATCGCGTCACGCCCGAGGGCGGTTCCGACCCACCAGGACGCCCGCTCCAGCCCGGCCAGCACTCCGAGCGAAATCTTCGCATGCCATGCGAGCGCGGCCGGGACTTTCGATGGAAGACGAGTATGCTGGGGCTTCCCCAATCCCGGCCTCGCCTCCCGCCCGTGGCAGAACCCAGTCCCCAGCAATTCGGCAAGTACGTCCTGGTCTCCAAGCTTGCCGCGGGGGGCATGGCGGTCACCTACCGCGCGCGTATGACGGGCGCGATGGGCGTCACCAAGCCCTGCGTCATCAAGCAGATCCTCCCGCACTTCGTGGACGACCACGACTTCGTGGAGATGTTCATTGGCGAGGCGCGCCTGGTGGCGGGCCTGACGCACGGGAACATCGCGCAGATCTTCGACTTCGGTGAGGTGGACGGGCAGTACTTCATCGCCATGGAGCTGGTGCACGGCCAGCCCCTGTCGAAGGTGCTGCGGCGCGCGTCGCGCGCGGGCATCGGGTTCCTCCCGCAGCCCCTGGCGCTGCACATCGCCAGCAAGCTGTGCGAGGGCCTGGACTACGCGCACCGCCACGTGGGCGAGGACGGCCAGACGCTGGGCCTGGTCCACCGCGACGTGTCCCCGGACAACGTCCTCATCTCCTACGAGGGCGAGGTCAAGGTCATCGACTTCGGCATCGCCAAGGCCACGAGCGTCGTGGAGGCCCGGACGTCGCCGGGCACGCTCAAGGGCAAGTACCCGTACTTCTCCCCGGAGCAGGCCCAGGGGCGGCAGGACCTGGACGCGCGCACGGACGTGTACGCGGCGGGCGTCGTCCTCTACGAGATGCTCTGCGGCCGGCGCCCCTTCGAGGGCGAGTTCGTCACCGTGCTGCCCCGCATCATCACCGGCGACTGCCTGCCCCCGTCCGCCGTCAACCCGGGCATCGGCGAGGACCTGGAGACCATCATCGCGCACGCCATGGCGGTGGACCGCGAGGCCCGCTACCAGACGGCGAAGGACCTGAGCGAGTCCGCGGTGGAGCTGCTCTACCGGGACACGCCGCGCTTCACGCCCACGATGCTGAGCCAGCTCATGACGTACCTCTTCGCGGAGGAGCTGGCCGCCGAGGGACGCAAGGTGGAGCTGCCGCCCGGCTTCAAGGAGCAGCTGGCCGCGTGGCAGTCGCCGTCGTCGGAGCCGTCCCAGGGCCGCGCGCGGCTGCCGTCCAGCAACGGCCGGTCGTCCACCCCTGGCAGCCCCGGCGTGGCGCGGCCCTCCAGCCCGGGCGTGGCGCGCCCCTCCAGCCCCGGCGTGCGCGCGTCCGGCGGCGCGCCGGGCCTGCGCCCCTCCACGGATGGCGCCCCGCGCCGCTCGGCCACCCAGGCCACCGCCGTGCGCAGGAGCACCACCGGCGTGCGCCGCGTGACGGCCGGGGGCACCCGTGAGACCACCGGCACCGGCCGCCGCCCCCTGCCGCCCGAGCTCGCGGCCGAGCCGGACACCGACGGGGGCACGGAGCCCACGGCGATGCCCCGGGCGCTGTCCACGCTGGCCGCGCCGCATGACACGCCGGTGGAGACGGCCATCGCGACGGAGCCGCGGGAGTCGCTCGAGGCGTCCGAGCCGGAGGAGAAGCAGGCCCCGCGCGCCCGCACCACCGCAGACGACGCGCGCGAGCAACTGGCCGCCGAGGCCGCCGAGCGCGAGCAGAAGCGCACGAAGCAGGTGCGCCAGCTGAGCATGGCCGTGTTCGGCATCACCGGCGTGCTGCTCGTCATCGGCCTGCTGTTCCACTTCCTGTCCCCGGCCGAGGAGGGCGAGGTCTCCAACGAGCCCGTCGTCCTGTGGGTCACCTCCAAGCCGGAAGGGGCCGCCGTCGTCGTCAATGGCCGGCCGGTGGGCAACACGCCCAGCCGCGTCCTCGGCGCGGATCAACGCACGTCCCACACCATCGTCGTCACCAAGCCGGGCTACCGCGCCTGGACGCGGCGCTTCACGCCCAACCAGGCGGAGGTCCACGTCAAGGCGGAGCTGGAGGTGGCGGCCGGCACCACCCAGATGGCGTCGGAGATTCCCACCTCCACCACGCCCGACGCGGGGGCCCTGGACGCGGGCACGGGCGCCGTCGCCGCCGCCGTTGGCACGGACGCGGGCACCGCCCTGGACATGGACGGAGGCCTGGCCTCCACGGACGCGGGGACGGAGCCCGCCGTGGCCGCCGGCGCCAACGACGACCCGCTGGCCAACGACAAGGACCGCGAGATGCGGCGCATGGACTACCCCACGCGCCTGCTGGTGCTGCGGCCCATGTACAACGCGCTGCCGCTGCCGGAGTACCCCACGGCCACCATCGACGTGTCGCCCGGCGCCGCCTACTCCGTGTGGACCGAGGGCAGCGCGGCGTTCGCGGAAGGCGACGGCACCGCGTCCGGCACGCTCGTCTACTACGCGGAAGGCGACCTGCCGGCGGACAACGCCGTGGGCTTCATCAGCAGCGCGCCGCGCACCATCAAGGGCGCGAAGAAGCTCCACTTCTTCGCCCTGGACGACACCGGCCTGGAGGACAACCGCGGCTCCATCCGCGTGCACCTGCGGCAGTCCGCGTACATCCCGCCCCGCTCCGTGCTGTTCGAGCCGGAGAAGAACGCGCTGAACGTGAAGCCCCAGCACCAGATGCTGCTGCGCGGCCTCAACCCCAAGTCCACCTACGCCTTCACCGTGCGCGACGACTTCGCGGAGGTGGGCTCCGGCGCCAATGGCCGCGTGCACACGGTGCTGTGCGTGGAGAAGGGCCCCAAGGCCCAGTCCGTGCGCAGCTCGCACCGCCTCTTCGAGACGGGCAAGCGCTACCAGGTGTCCGGCGTGCAGGACCTCCGCTGCGTCTTCCCCGACCTGCAGTTGGCGGACAACCAGGGCGCGCTCGACTTCGACATCGTCGACGTGACGAACATGTCCCGCAAGGAGCGCGCGGAGGCGCTGCGCGGCGCCAAGCGCGCGGACCGGTAGCGGGCGGGCACCCGGGCCCCCGCCCGGGGGCTCGTCCAGCAGGCGGGCGGCTGATCCACTCCCAGTGTCACCCTGACGCGCTGCTCCCGCGCGAATGGGCAGTGCCTACCCTCACGGACATCCACTTCTTCTCCACTGGAGTCCGTCCATGATGCCTGTCCTGTCCTCCACCGGCCTGGTGCTGCACAACCTGGGGCTCGCCGCCGGGTTCGGCGGTTCGCTCTTCGGCAAGGTGGCCCTCAACCCCGCGGTGAAGGTGATTGGCTCCACGGCGGAGCGCGGGCAGGTGGTGAACGCGGCCTGGAACGGCTTCAACATCGTCAACGCCGCGTCCGTGGGCCTGGCGGCCATCACCTGGCTGGTGGGCCGCTCGCGGCTGACGGGCCGGGAGATTGACGGCACCACGCGCGGGCTGGTCATCGCGAAGGACGTGCTGCTGGGCGCCAGCGTGGCGCTGGGCGCGGCCAACATCTTCGGCGGGGCCTTCCTGGCGAAGCAGGCGCCGGAGGGCGCCGTCCCCTCGGAGACGGGCCTGACGCCCACCGTGGGCACGCCGGAGAAGGCCGCCAAGACGATGAAGGCGCTGGACGTGGGCGGCATCGTGAACCTCGCCACCCTGGCGGGCGTCATCGGCATCACCGCCATCCTCAACATGCGCGCGGGGGCGTCCTCGCGCTGGTCACTGGTCGCCAGGTTCCTTCCGTAAGGGCTCACGGGGGCCGCCGCGCAGCATCCGCGGCCCGGCTCGAAAAGGATGGGAAGGGCACGTGGGCGCGGAGCCGAAAACGGCACCGGGCCCACGGGTCTTTCCAGGCTTCAGATGTCCAGGTTCTGCACGTCCAGCGCGTTGCGCTCGATGAACTCGCGGCGCGGCTCCACCGCTTCACCCATGAGCAGCGAGAAGATCTCGTCGCTCTCCACCATGTCCTCCACGCGCACCTGGAGCAGCGTGCGGCGGGTGGGGTCCATGGTCGTCTCCCAGAGCTGCTCCGGGTTCATCTCACCCAGACCCTTGTAGCGCTGCAGGCCCAGGCCCTTCTGCGCGTCCTTGCGGACCGCGGCCAGCACCTCCTGCACGGAGAACGCGGACACCTCACCGCTGTCCACCAGGACCCGGTAGGGCGCCTTGCCCAGCGAGTGGAAGGCCTCGCGCAGGGCGACGAGCTCCAGGTACTCCGGCGAGGACAGGTAGGCGTGGTCGAAGACGGACTCGCGCATGGAGCCGTTCACGTCCGTGGTCACCACCAGCCGCTGGGCCTCCTGCTGCTCCGCGTCCTTCTCCAGCCGCGTGGACAGCCGGCCCACCACCTCCGGCATGCGCCGCTGGCAGTAGTCGCGCATGGTGGCGAGCTGCGCCTCCACCGCCGCCCCATCCGAGAGCAGCTCCGCGCGCAGGTCGGTGGCCTGCACCAGGGCGTCCACGATGCGCGCGTCGCGGCGCTTGGCCTGCTTCTCCAGCCGCTCCTCGTAGGTGATGACCTTCTCCAGCAGCGCCTTGAAGTCGCTGCCGCCCAGCTCACCGGCCGGCGTCTTCACCCGGCAGTGCTCCGCGGCGATGCGCAGCAGGTACTCGTTGAGCGCGCGCTCGTCCTTGACGTAGCTGTCCTTCTTGTTGCGCGTGACTTTGTAGAGCGGCGGCTGCGCGATGTAGACGAAGCCCCGGTCAATGAGCTCGCGCATCTGCCGGTAGAAGAACGTGAGCAGCAGCGTGCGGATGTGGCTGCCGTCCACGTCCGCGTCCGTCATCAGGATGATGCGGTGGTAGCGCGCCTTCTCCGGGTCGTAGTCCTCCGCCCCGATGCCCGTGCCCAGCGCGGTGATGAGCGTGACGATTTCGGCGCTGGTCAGCATCTTCTCGAAGCGCGCCTTCTCCACGTTCAGGATCTTGCCGCGCAACGGGAGGATGGCCTGGTTGCGCCGGTCCCGGCCCTGCTTCGCGGAGCCACCTGCGGAGTCGCCCTCCACGATGTACAGCTCGCTCTCGTGCGGGTCGCGGCTCTGGCAGTCCGCGAGCTTTCCGGGCAGGCCGCCGCCGTCCAGCACGCCCTTGCGGCGCACCGTCTCACGGGCCTTGCGCGCGGCGAGGCGGGCGCGGCACGCGTCGCCAATCTTCACCACGACCTTCTTGGCGAGCGGCGGGTTCTCCTCCAGGAAGGACGCGAGCTGGTCGTTCACCATCTGCTCGACCAGGCCCTTCACCTCGCTGTTGCCCAGCTTCGTCTTCGTCTGGCCCTCGAACTGGGGGTTGGAGAGCTTCACGGAGATGACCGCGGAGAGGCCCTCGCGCGCGTCCTCGCCCGTGGGCGTCTCCTTCAGGTCCTTCCAGAGGCCGCCCTTCTCCGCGTAGCTGTTGAGCGTGCGCGTGAGCGCGGCCTTGAAGCCGGACAGGTGGCTGCCACCCTCGTGGGTGTTGATGTTGTTGGCGAAGGTGAAGATGCGCTCGTCGTAGCCATCGTTCCACTGCATGGCGATTTCGAGCGACACGCCCTCGCGCTCCGACTTGATGTAGACGGGCTTGTCGTGCAGCGCTTCCTTCGCCTTGTTGAGGTACTCCACGAAGGAGGAGATGCCACCGTCGAACTTGAAGTCGTGCTCCTTCTGGGTGCGCTCGTCGCGGATGGTGATGTGCAGGCCCGCGTTGAGGAACGCGAGCTCGCGCAGGCGCTGGCTGAGCGTCTCGAAGTTGAAGTCCACCGTCTCCATCACCGTGGAGTCCGGCTTGAAGTGGATGGTCGTGCCGCGCTTGTCCGTGGTGCCCACCTCCTGGGGCGAACCGTTGGACACGCCGCGCGCGTAGGACTGCTCGTAGACCTTGCCGGCGCGCTGGACGCGGACCTTGAACCACTCCGACAGGAAGTTCACGCAGGTGACGCCCACGCCGTGCAGGCCGCCGGAGACCTTGTACGCGCCGTTGCCGAACTTGCTGCCGGCGTGCAGCTCCGTGAGCACCACTTCCAGCGTGTCCTTGCCCTTGAACTTGGGGTCGGGGTGCGGGCCCACGGGGATGCCGCGGCCGTTGTCCTGGACGCTGAGCGAGCCATCGACGTGGATGATCACGTCGATGTCCGTGCAGTGGCCGGCCAGGGCCTCGTCCACGGAGTTGTCGACGACCTCGTACACGAGCTTGTGGAGCCCATAGGTCATCGTGTCGCCGATGTACATGCCGGGGCGCTTGCGGACGGCCTCCAGCCCTTCGAGCTTGGTGATGGCGTCCGTCCCATAATCGGCGGGCGGCGCGGCCGGCGCGACACCGGTAGCGGGGGTCTTTTCCATGTGAAGCGTGTCCTTGGGAAAGGCTGCCGTTGCGACAGGGCTCAAGCCCGTTGTGCCTACCACCACCGGGCATCCCGGACAAGCTCCGGGAGCCCACGCAAGGCTGCGGAAAGATTCATGAATCAGGCGTCGAAACGCGAGGGCGGGAGGCGGTCCTCCAGCGCCGCGATCAACTCTTCATAAACAGCCTTGCGGGCGAAAAGATGTCGCGTGACGAGCACCCTTCCCTCCTCCTTGAGGAACAGGCCCAGCACGCTCCCCTTGCGGCCGACCCGGCGCACGGAATCAATCTGTCCCCAGTGCAGCTCCAGCGGCTGGCCGCTGAAGGGGCGGGCCACCCGCACGCCCGCGGCGTCCAGGGTGATGCCCCACTGCGCGCGGGGGCGCAGGCGGTGGACGGAGACGAGGAAGGTCAGCATCAGGCCCGCGCTGATGCCGGCCCGCGCCATGGCGACCAGCCCTCCGCCGCCTCGGTAATCCGCCAGGGCCCACGCGGTGAGGACCGCCAGGAGGCACGCGCCCAGGATGAGGGCGATTCGGGTGGGACGCGGATCGAACGAGAAGAAGCGCGGGGTCATGGTGGCGGGCGAAAGGAATGAAACCTAACCCCCTGGCGCACGGTGTGCGCGTCCTTTCCTCCGGGGCTGTTCTGTGGCCGTCGTCCCCGCGCATAGGCTCCCGGCCCGCAATGACGGACGCCGAGCTCACCCTTCGACTGCACACCAACCTCATCGCCTTCAAACGCTTGCAAGCCGAGCGCGGCCCGCTGCGCCACCTCCAGCTCCCCGGGGTGGACGCGTTCGCGCTGCCCGGCTACCAGGACGCGCACTTCCAGCAGGTCCTCTTCACGGACGTGGACGCGCTGGCCGCCGCGCTGCCGGCCGTCATGGACTTCTACCGGGGACACGGGCTGTCGCAATGGCGCGTCACCCTGACACCGGGGCAGCGGGACGCGACGCGCGTGCTGGGCGCCGGGGGCTACCGGCCGGACTTCACCGTGGTGGCCATGGGGGCCTGGCTGAGGGAGCTGCCGGACGCGGCGCCCGGCGTGCCGGTGGAGCCCGTGGAGGACATGGACGAGCTGGTCGAAATCAACGTCCAGACCTACGGCCCGGAGTGGCGGGACATCCTCTCCGTGTGGCAGCGGCCGCCCCGCTTGCCGGTGCACACCGTGGTGGCGCGCGAGCAGGGCCGGGCCCTGTCCTGCGGGCTGGTGGTGGACGTGGCGGACACGGCGGGCGTGTACCTGGTGGCCACCCACCCGGAGGCCCGGGGGCTGGGGCTCGCGTCGGCGGTGATGCGGGGCATCATCGCCCAGGCGCGCCAGCGCGGGTGCATCGCGATGGTGCTCCAGTCCACCCAGGCGGGCCTGCGCGTGTACCGGCACCTGGGCTTCCGCGACCTCGGTCCCTGGGAGCACTGGGTGCCCCCCAGGCGCTGAAGCCGCGCGGCCCTCAGCGCAGCGCCTCCAGCTCCTCCACCGTCTCCAGCACCCGCCGCGGCTCCTCCACGCCGAGGAGCCGGTCCGCCAGCCCGCGCCCGGCGAGCCGGGCCACGTGCGCCAGCCGCATCAGCCGCGCGCGGCCCACGTGGCCGTCCACCAGCGCCACCACCAGCCGCAGGGGCTGGCCGTCCGGGGCATCCACCTTCAGGGGCCGGGCCAGCGTCACCAGCGCCGCCACCGGGGCCGCGCCGGGGACGAACGCGTGCGGCACCGCCACGCCGTTGCCCACCTGGGACGGAGCTTCGCCCTCGCGCTGGCGCAGCCCTTCGGCGAGCGCCGCCGCGTCCACGCCGGGCAGGGCCGCCGCCAGCCGTCCGGCCGCCACGTCCAGCGCGTCCTCGTAGTCGCTACAGGAGAGCTGGACCACCACCCGCTCCGTGCTCAAGAGCGGCACCAGCGGGGGCACGGGTTCGTCGCCGCGCACCTCGCGCAGGGGGAACTCCGCGTCCAGGAAGGCCCGCACGCGGGCCAGCTGCGCGCCGGTGAGCTTGCGGCGCGCGATGTCCAGCATCAGCGTCCCCGCCGCGGGCACGTCCTCCAGGTAGCCCGCCACGTACGGGCTCACCCGGTTGGCCACGTCCATGAGCAGCCCCGGGGGCACGTCCAGCTCCCGGGCGATGGCCGTCAGCCGCTCCTGCGTGGGCGGCGCGTCCACGCCGTTCTCCACGCGGCTCAGGTACGCGCTCGACACGCCGATGCGCCGGGCCAGGTCCCGCAGGGACAATCCGGCATCCACCCGCAGCAGCCGCAGTGTCGCTCCCAGGTGCATGGCGGTCAGCTCCGCGCGCCGAGCGGCTGCGTCGTCGGGTTCGCTTCCGGCTCCGTCCCCTGCGCCCGGGCCTGCTCCGGGGAGCGGGCCAGCACCGCCGCCGCCTCCGGGTGGTGCACGAGCAGCAGCGAGGCGGGCGCGTCGCGCACGATTCGCTCGCGCTGCACGCCGAACAACCGGTCTTCCAGGCCCCATTCGGCCCCCAGGCCCACCACCACGAGGTCGTAACCCGCCTTCGCTTCCTCCAGCGCGGCTTCTTCCGGCGACGCGTGGCGCACCACCTTGAGCTTCACGGAGGCGCCCTCGTCCGCGGGGAACAGCTCCTCCACCTGCGCGCGGCCCGCGCCCGGGCCCGAGTCCCTGGGCGACGTCACGTGCAGCACCGTCACCTCCGCGCCGGCCTGCTTCACCAGCCGCCGCGCCAGGCCCAGGGCCGCGCGGTCATGCCGGCTGCCCACGAAGGGCACCAGCACCCGGCGCACCTGCGCAAGGCCCCGGTCCACCAGCACCGCCACCGTGCCGCCCGCCTCCTGCATCACCTCGTGCACCGTGCCGCCCAGCACCGTCTGGCTGAAGAGCGGCTTGTGCCAGCCCAGGAGCACCAGGTCCGCGCGCTTGGCCCGCGCCGTGCGGCAGATGTCCCGCGCGGGCTCGGAGGACACGAACGACAGCGTGCGCACGGACAGCCCCAGCTTCTCCGCGCGGCCCACCAGGGGCGCCAGCGCGCCGCCGGACGCGGCCGTGGGGTCCAGCGACTCCTCTCCGCGGGCCTTGAGCGAGCGCTCCGGGGACAGCAGGTGCAGCGCGAAGAGGTTCGCCTCGTTGCGCTCGCCCGACAGCGCGCGCGACAGCACCGCCATGCCCGGGCCGGCCTGCCCGTGCGACACGCACAGGAGCACCGTGTACGCGGACGGGGCCAGCGCCGGCTCCGCCACCTGCACCAGCTTCTCCCGCGCCTGCTCCTCCGGCGAGTACATCAGGCGCAACAGCGGCGTGGTCATGAAGGTCGTGACCAGCGCCATGATGACCATCATCGTGAAGAGCGTGGGCGAGATGACGCCCAGGTCCAGGCCGAGGTTGAGCACGATGAGCTCCATCAGGCCGCGCGTGTTCATCAGGATGCCGATGGCGCCCGCCTCCCGCCACCGCAGGCCCGTGAGGCGCGCGGCCACCGCGCTGCCGCCGAACTTGCCCAGGCACGCCAGCAGGATGATGGCGCCGCACGTGAGCCACGCCTCCGGCGTGTTCAGCAGGCCCAGCTGCGTGCGCAGGCCGCTGAAGGCGAAGAACACGGGCAGGAGCAGCACGACGGCCACGTCCTCCAGCTTCTCCGCCAGCGCCGCCGCCAGCCCGCCCTCCTTGGGAATCACCGCGCCGAACATGAAGGCGCCGAAGAGCGAGTGGATGCCGATGGATTCGGTGGTCCACGCGGAGCCGAGCAGCATCACCAGGGTGATGGCCACCACGTTCTGGGTGAGCCCCTCGCGGTTGGCCACGCGCGCGCCCAGCCGGGCGAGGAACGGCTTCACCAGGAGCAGCATGAAGCCGATGTAGAGCAGCGCGAACACCGTGGTGAGCCCCGCCTGCGCCAGGTCCGACGCGCGCACCAGCGACACCACGAACGCCAGGATGCACCACGCCGTCACGTCGTCCACCGCCGCGCACGCGATGGCGATGGCGCCCAGCTTCGACTGCATGAGCCCGCGCTCGGTGAGGATGCGCGCCA
The sequence above is drawn from the Corallococcus sp. NCRR genome and encodes:
- a CDS encoding helix-turn-helix domain-containing protein; its protein translation is MHLGATLRLLRVDAGLSLRDLARRIGVSSAYLSRVENGVDAPPTQERLTAIARELDVPPGLLMDVANRVSPYVAGYLEDVPAAGTLMLDIARRKLTGAQLARVRAFLDAEFPLREVRGDEPVPPLVPLLSTERVVVQLSCSDYEDALDVAAGRLAAALPGVDAAALAEGLRQREGEAPSQVGNGVAVPHAFVPGAAPVAALVTLARPLKVDAPDGQPLRLVVALVDGHVGRARLMRLAHVARLAGRGLADRLLGVEEPRRVLETVEELEALR
- a CDS encoding cation:proton antiporter domain-containing protein; this translates as MNPHMLAQLLVQLIVIIAVSRLIGRGARWIGQPLVIAEVVAGIALGPSLLGWLAPDAMRWLFPPESMPFLKMLAEVGLVLFMFLIGLELDPKLLKGRGHASVAISHSSIIAPFALGAVAGALWLYRSLSSPDVPFSSFVLFMGVSMSITAFPVLARILTERGLMQSKLGAIAIACAAVDDVTAWCILAFVVSLVRASDLAQAGLTTVFALLYIGFMLLLVKPFLARLGARVANREGLTQNVVAITLVMLLGSAWTTESIGIHSLFGAFMFGAVIPKEGGLAAALAEKLEDVAVVLLLPVFFAFSGLRTQLGLLNTPEAWLTCGAIILLACLGKFGGSAVAARLTGLRWREAGAIGILMNTRGLMELIVLNLGLDLGVISPTLFTMMVIMALVTTFMTTPLLRLMYSPEEQAREKLVQVAEPALAPSAYTVLLCVSHGQAGPGMAVLSRALSGERNEANLFALHLLSPERSLKARGEESLDPTAASGGALAPLVGRAEKLGLSVRTLSFVSSEPARDICRTARAKRADLVLLGWHKPLFSQTVLGGTVHEVMQEAGGTVAVLVDRGLAQVRRVLVPFVGSRHDRAALGLARRLVKQAGAEVTVLHVTSPRDSGPGAGRAQVEELFPADEGASVKLKVVRHASPEEAALEEAKAGYDLVVVGLGAEWGLEDRLFGVQRERIVRDAPASLLLVHHPEAAAVLARSPEQARAQGTEPEANPTTQPLGARS
- a CDS encoding protein kinase domain-containing protein, with product MAVTYRARMTGAMGVTKPCVIKQILPHFVDDHDFVEMFIGEARLVAGLTHGNIAQIFDFGEVDGQYFIAMELVHGQPLSKVLRRASRAGIGFLPQPLALHIASKLCEGLDYAHRHVGEDGQTLGLVHRDVSPDNVLISYEGEVKVIDFGIAKATSVVEARTSPGTLKGKYPYFSPEQAQGRQDLDARTDVYAAGVVLYEMLCGRRPFEGEFVTVLPRIITGDCLPPSAVNPGIGEDLETIIAHAMAVDREARYQTAKDLSESAVELLYRDTPRFTPTMLSQLMTYLFAEELAAEGRKVELPPGFKEQLAAWQSPSSEPSQGRARLPSSNGRSSTPGSPGVARPSSPGVARPSSPGVRASGGAPGLRPSTDGAPRRSATQATAVRRSTTGVRRVTAGGTRETTGTGRRPLPPELAAEPDTDGGTEPTAMPRALSTLAAPHDTPVETAIATEPRESLEASEPEEKQAPRARTTADDAREQLAAEAAEREQKRTKQVRQLSMAVFGITGVLLVIGLLFHFLSPAEEGEVSNEPVVLWVTSKPEGAAVVVNGRPVGNTPSRVLGADQRTSHTIVVTKPGYRAWTRRFTPNQAEVHVKAELEVAAGTTQMASEIPTSTTPDAGALDAGTGAVAAAVGTDAGTALDMDGGLASTDAGTEPAVAAGANDDPLANDKDREMRRMDYPTRLLVLRPMYNALPLPEYPTATIDVSPGAAYSVWTEGSAAFAEGDGTASGTLVYYAEGDLPADNAVGFISSAPRTIKGAKKLHFFALDDTGLEDNRGSIRVHLRQSAYIPPRSVLFEPEKNALNVKPQHQMLLRGLNPKSTYAFTVRDDFAEVGSGANGRVHTVLCVEKGPKAQSVRSSHRLFETGKRYQVSGVQDLRCVFPDLQLADNQGALDFDIVDVTNMSRKERAEALRGAKRADR
- a CDS encoding GNAT family N-acetyltransferase, translated to MTDAELTLRLHTNLIAFKRLQAERGPLRHLQLPGVDAFALPGYQDAHFQQVLFTDVDALAAALPAVMDFYRGHGLSQWRVTLTPGQRDATRVLGAGGYRPDFTVVAMGAWLRELPDAAPGVPVEPVEDMDELVEINVQTYGPEWRDILSVWQRPPRLPVHTVVAREQGRALSCGLVVDVADTAGVYLVATHPEARGLGLASAVMRGIIAQARQRGCIAMVLQSTQAGLRVYRHLGFRDLGPWEHWVPPRR
- the gyrB gene encoding DNA topoisomerase (ATP-hydrolyzing) subunit B, translated to MEKTPATGVAPAAPPADYGTDAITKLEGLEAVRKRPGMYIGDTMTYGLHKLVYEVVDNSVDEALAGHCTDIDVIIHVDGSLSVQDNGRGIPVGPHPDPKFKGKDTLEVVLTELHAGSKFGNGAYKVSGGLHGVGVTCVNFLSEWFKVRVQRAGKVYEQSYARGVSNGSPQEVGTTDKRGTTIHFKPDSTVMETVDFNFETLSQRLRELAFLNAGLHITIRDERTQKEHDFKFDGGISSFVEYLNKAKEALHDKPVYIKSEREGVSLEIAMQWNDGYDERIFTFANNINTHEGGSHLSGFKAALTRTLNSYAEKGGLWKDLKETPTGEDAREGLSAVISVKLSNPQFEGQTKTKLGNSEVKGLVEQMVNDQLASFLEENPPLAKKVVVKIGDACRARLAARKARETVRRKGVLDGGGLPGKLADCQSRDPHESELYIVEGDSAGGSAKQGRDRRNQAILPLRGKILNVEKARFEKMLTSAEIVTLITALGTGIGAEDYDPEKARYHRIILMTDADVDGSHIRTLLLTFFYRQMRELIDRGFVYIAQPPLYKVTRNKKDSYVKDERALNEYLLRIAAEHCRVKTPAGELGGSDFKALLEKVITYEERLEKQAKRRDARIVDALVQATDLRAELLSDGAAVEAQLATMRDYCQRRMPEVVGRLSTRLEKDAEQQEAQRLVVTTDVNGSMRESVFDHAYLSSPEYLELVALREAFHSLGKAPYRVLVDSGEVSAFSVQEVLAAVRKDAQKGLGLQRYKGLGEMNPEQLWETTMDPTRRTLLQVRVEDMVESDEIFSLLMGEAVEPRREFIERNALDVQNLDI